From a single Carassius gibelio isolate Cgi1373 ecotype wild population from Czech Republic chromosome A18, carGib1.2-hapl.c, whole genome shotgun sequence genomic region:
- the zgc:112052 gene encoding protein C19orf12 homolog: MPPRVDDIMKLCCEVSANQQVKTAVKQSGKGAAAAGGLAFAGGLIGGPLGIAVGGAVGGLIGCWMTSGQFKPLPQVIMEMTPDQQRRLYEDVVAVLGSITWTDVAQLTALVMGNATLQQQVTAALLSYIQKELQAEVHYVD, from the exons ATGCCACCGCGAGTTGATGACATAATGAAACTGTGTTGCGAAGTCTCCGCTAATCAACAAGTAAAAACAGCGGTGAAGCAGTCTGGAAAAGGAGCAGCGGCCGCTGGTGGTTTAGCTTTTGCAGGAGGATTGATTGGGGGTCCTCTGGGAATTGCAGTGG GTGGGGCTGTCGGTGGACTGATTGGATGCTGGATGACAAGCGGCCAGTTTAAACCTCTACCCCAGGTTATCATGGAAATGACACCAGACCAGCAGCGCAGACTCTATGAGGATGTTGTAGCCGTTTTAGGCTCAATAACATGGACTGATGTTGCACAGCTGACTGCCCTGGTAATGGGAAATGCCACACTACAGCAGCAAGTGACCGCTGCTCTTCTGAGCTACATACAAAAGGAacttcaagctgaagtgcattATGTAGACtga
- the LOC127934262 gene encoding cytochrome b-c1 complex subunit Rieske, mitochondrial, with amino-acid sequence MSRLGALNPFLQARGPLKALLPRAVNTEVLMKPAVCGHFRARLAHTDIKIPDFSNYRRAEVLDAKKSSQESSDARRAFSYLVTGSTAVVGVYAAKTVVTQFVSSMSASADVLALSKIEIKLSDIPEGKNMTFKWRGKPLFVRHRTEKEIAAEQNVDLSELRDPEHDRDRVTNPTWVIVIGVCTHLGCVPIANAGDYGGYYCPCHGSHYDASGRIRKGPAPLNLEVPFYEFPDEDTVIVG; translated from the exons atgtctcgtTTGGGGGCTTTGAACCCTTTCCTGCAGGCTCGTGGTCCTCTGAAAGCATTGCttcccagagcagtgaacacagaaGTGCTGATGAAGCCTGCTGTGTGCG GCCATTTTAGAGCACGTCTCGCTCACACAGACATCAAAATCCCTGACTTCTCGAACTATCGGCGTGCTGAAGTGTTGGATGCTAAAAAGTCCTCTCAGGAGAGCAGCGATGCTAGACGAGCCTTCTCTTATCTGGTGACTGGATCCACTGCTGTGGTGGGTGTCTATGCTGCAAAAACAGTCGTGACCCAATTCGTGTCCTCAATGAGTGCCTCTGCTGATGTCCTGGCCCTGTCCAAAATCGAGATCAAGTTGTCCGACATCCCAGAGGGGAAAAACATGACCTTCAAGTGGAGAGGCAAGCCTCTGTTTGTTCGTCACAGAACAGAGAAGGAGATCGCAGCTGAGCAGAACGTCGATCTGTCAGAGCTCCGGGACCCTGAGCATGACAGAGACCGTGTAACCAACCCCACCTGGGTCATCGTCATTGGTGTCTGTACTCATCTCGGCTGTGTCCCAATTGCAAATGCCGGTGATTATGGTGGGTACTACTGCCCCTGCCACGGGTCACATTACGATGCTTCAGGAAGAATCAGAAAAGGACCCGCACCTCTCAACTTGGAGGTGCCTTTTTATGAGTTTCCTGATGAGGATACTGTAATTGTTGGATAA
- the rxylt1 gene encoding ribitol-5-phosphate xylosyltransferase 1, translating to MRFLRRRIAIIIVLAYAIFSLYAAYSVFFNKRVISRVHRVVKKGSAIIDNVKAGEEEWNPWEEDERAYSLSLQKRRDAFRSYQDHAAKNRPKTYKVQIWGKAAIGLYLWEHILEGPLNPPDKSSQWREGEIQSGKINFSFYTGPAVVQGHVSLDTDSVVLVLNGREQQKISSSLQWLQHVQGLVQMRSVSRVAVVLLGNEQCNNDWISPYLKRHGGFVDLLFLVYDSPWINDKDIFQWPLGVATYRNFPVVTLSGQMLKTARPYLCNFLGTIYKNSSRETLMGVLQQNGMEKDCLMHVREKWLPQETADTSRQYQMALAQSDLTLSPVGVNTECYRIYEACAYGSVPVVEDVLTPGACAVGNRSPLRLLKDAGAPFIFLKDWRELPAILERERGMNQKEKTERRMRLLEWYSGFRQQMKDKFTEVLEDAFFKIT from the exons ATGAGATTTTTACGCCGGAGGATAGCCATCATAATTGTTTTGGCTTATGCGATATTTTCGCTGTATGCAGCGTATAGTGTATTTTTCAACAAGAGGGTTATTTCTCGCGTTCATCGAGTAGTGAAAAAGGGCTCTGCGATTATAG ATAATGTGAAAGCAGGAGAGGAAGAGTGGAACCCATGGGAAGAGGATGAGCGTGCATACTCCTTATCTCTGCAAAAGCGGAGAGATGCCTTCAGATCATACCAAGATCATGCTGCTAAGAACAGGCCAAAAACATATAAAGTTCAGATCTGGGGCAAAGCTGCCATTG GACTTTATTTGTGGGAACATATTTTAGAAGGGCCTCTCAACCCACCAGACAAATCCAGCCAATGGAGAGAAGGAGAGATTCAGTCTGGGAAGATCAATTTCAG TTTCTACACGGGGCCAGCAGTGGTCCAAGGGCATGTTTCTCTCGACACAGACAGTGTGGTGTTGGTTTTGAATGGCCGTGAGCAGCAGAAAATCTCATCCTCCCTCCAGTGGCTGCAGCATGTTCAGGGACTGGTGCAGATGCGCTCTGTCTCTCGGGTTGCTGTGGTTCTTTTGGGCAATGAGCAGTGCAATAATGACTGGATCAGTCCTTACCTTAAGAGGCATGGTGGGTTTGTAGACCTGCTCTTTCTTGTGTATGACAGTCCTTGGATCAATGATAAAGACATCTTCCAGTGGCCACTGGGCGTTGCCAC ATACAGGAATTTCCCTGTGGTCACACTTAGTGGTCAGATGCTGAAAACTGCTAGACCATATCTGTGCAACTTTCTCGGGACTATATACAAAAACTCCTCCAGGGAAACTCTCATGGGCGTCCTGCAGCAGAACGGCATGGAGAAAGATTGTCTTATGCATGTTAGAGAAAA GTGGCTTCCTCAAGAGACGGCAGACACCTCTAGACAGTACCAGATGGCATTAGCACAAAGTGACCTCACTCTTTCTCCAGTGGGAGTGAACACAGAGTGCTACCGCATCTATGAAGCCTGTGCCTATGGCTCTGTGCCCGTAGTGGAGGACGTCCTGACTCCAGGGGCCTGTGCAGTTGGTAACCGGTCCCCGCTTCGCCTACTTAAAGATGCAGGAGCACCCTTCATCTTCCTCAAGGACTGGCGGGAGCTGCCTGCCATCctggagagggagagagggatgaaccagaaagaaaaaacagagaggaGGATGAGACTGCTGGAGTGGTACAGTGGCTTTCGTCAGCAGATGAAGGACAAATTCACAGAGGTGTTGGAAGATGCCTTTTTCAAAATCACCTAG
- the LOC127934259 gene encoding uncharacterized protein LOC127934259, whose protein sequence is MTVLQTETVALAGMSENLWLEKACAHLIPALPLWIIEYAWTKRMMEVLEVLGPPLWLEGDWHLLTLEEPCRIRVVAAEVWRIVQARDIKHFERVTEFLDVTYTLVPRLVTPIKHMKIMFGLQTLVIMWMLWNDQSIAKISDKIAKFFPNSLPEYHKCSRRNMDLMQKNREDFKSFAHVLARDRDIRETYIRDLMEEQYGECYAQKLEERLSHYLGELDKVLPQPTYIDQLLKQSYSYGRGEKILKKLLSIKSASLASVLKRLLNCAVTTNLSLDDSLTPSLSCTCEEQRDAEVVKPSHGTLRVFLRSSQNSTKEDGLFGSQGLWQNRNMDTICGDGVIVTSTQLSDSEINLIDFSQSLLAEKDLVGRERQAKTQSEPGEKESERDFKERMCSRHGKTMKSILQECSEEPDGEVVQAECTPTSTQSTPPLLLYSPQPQASPNQHSQSSNPDSSSTNISLSYIQQVNLSSVSSKNPAAPSPSVFLESSSSHSTASEQLGIDAGEILATAVFTEPSTTNKHDLKLSLESQSFLMQSKWLQPQVCLSRLSKEECVRAMYSYRACDILEGEQEHEGDQYMLFDVNTLYSDSYSEDFESTDSDDPDYKPN, encoded by the exons ATGACAGTGCTGCAGACCGAGACTGTTGCTTTGGCTGGAATGAGTGAAAACCTGTGGCTGGAAAAAGCTTGCGCTCACCTTATTCCTGCTTTACCATTATGGATCATTGAATATGCATGGACTAAACGGATGATGGAGGTCTTAGAAG TTCTAGGACCTCCGTTGTGGCTAGAAGGTGACTGGCATCTTCTGACCCTTGAAGAGCCGTGCAGAATCCGGGTGGTGGCGGCAGAGGTCTGGAGGATCGTGCAAGCCAGAGACATCAAGCATTTTGAGCGAGTCACTGAGTTTTTGGATGTCACATACACACTTGTGCCAAGACTAGTGACTCCCATCAAACACATGAAGATCATGTTTGGTCTGCAGACTCTG gTTATCATGTGGATGTTGTGGAATGACCAGAGCATTGCTAAAATATCTGACAAGATTGCAAAGTTTTTTCCTAACAGCCTCCCAGAGTATCACAAATGT AGCCGCAGGAACATGGATCTGATGCAGAAAAACCGGGAAGATTTCAAGTCCTTTGCTCATGTTCTGGCCAGAGACAGGGATATACGTGAGACTTACATACGG GATTTAATGGAAGAGCAATATGGTGAATGCTATGCACAGAAACTGGAGGAGAGACTTTCTCACTATTTGGGAGAGCTAGATAAAGTCCTGCCACAACCTACATATATTGATCAG TTACTGAAGCAGTCCTATTCATATGGGAGGGGAGAGAAGATCCTGAAAAAATTACTTTCAATTAAAAGTGCCTCTCTAGCCTCAGTTCTGAAGAGACTCCTAAATTGCG CAGTAACAACAAATCTAAGCCTTGACGACAGTCTCACTCCATCACTTTCATGCACTTGTGAGGAACAAAGGGACGCTGAAGTTGTTAAACCATCTCATGGTACCCTCCGTGTATTTTTGAGGTCATCTCAGAACAGCACAAAAGAGGATGGACTCTTTGGTTCTCAGGGCTTGTGGCAAAATAGAAACATGGATACCATTTGTGGGGATGGAGTAATCGTTACATCTACGCAGTTGTCAGATTCTGAAATCAATCTGATTGACTTCAGCCAATCTCTTCTGGCGGAGAAGGACCTGGTTGGGAGGGAGAGACAGGCGAAGACTCAATCTGAACCAGGAGAGAAGGAAAGTGAGAGGGATTTCAAAGAGCGGATGTGCTCTAGGCATGGCAAAACAATGAAGAGCATCCTTCAGGAATGTTCTGAAGAGCCTGATGGAGAAGTCGTACAGGCAGAATGCACTCCCACATCAACCCAGAGCACTCCACCTCTTCTTCTGTACTCACCACAACCTCAAGCATCTCCAAACCAGCACTCACAGTCCTCAAACCCAGATTCATCCTCTACGAACATTTCATTGTCTTACATCCAGCAGGTCAATCTTTCCTCAGTGTCTTCAAAGAATCCAGCTGCTCCTTCACCTTCAGTCTTCCTAGAGTCCTCATCATCTCATTCCACAGCCTCAGAGCAACTTGGAATCGATGCAGGAGAGATTTTAGCTACTGCTGTCTTCACTGAACCAAGCACGACCAATAAACATGATCTGAAACTGTCCTTAGAGAGTCAAAGCTTCCTCATGCAGTCCAAGTGGCTTCAACCTCAAGTGTGTCTTAGTAGACTGAGCAAGGAAGAGTGTGTCAGAGCTATGTATTCATACAGGGCCTGTGACATTTTAGAAGGAGAACAAGAGCATGAAGGTGATCAATACATGTTATTTGATGTAAACACACTGTATTCAGATTCATACTCGGAAGATTTTGAATCAACAGACTCTGATGACCCTGATTACAAGCCCAACTAA